The Clostridium sp. AWRP genome has a window encoding:
- a CDS encoding Mrp/NBP35 family ATP-binding protein, translated as MSNCDGCSSKSKCSKEDKGGCKYILPKYGNIKHIIGIMSGKGGVGKSTVTGILASKLRNSGYKVGVLDGDITGPSMPRFFGINDKRADILQVGESEEIKFSPVESSLGIKVISLNLLTEEEEQPVIWRAPMITGVLKQMYSDTSWGELDYLLIDMPPGTGDVALTVMQEIPMEGVIIVSTPQDMVSMIVKKVVIMAEDLKVNILGVVENMSYVKCGKCGEKVRLFSENSAKEQADYLGLELLAEMPINSDLVKNMEAKKAEEYISNSLEYNDLLNNFIKKLK; from the coding sequence TTGAGTAATTGCGATGGTTGTTCAAGTAAATCAAAGTGCAGTAAAGAGGATAAAGGTGGATGCAAATACATATTGCCTAAGTATGGGAATATAAAGCATATAATAGGTATTATGAGTGGAAAAGGTGGAGTAGGTAAGTCTACAGTTACGGGAATATTGGCATCAAAATTGAGAAATTCTGGATATAAGGTGGGAGTACTTGATGGAGATATAACAGGTCCATCTATGCCTAGATTTTTTGGAATAAACGATAAAAGGGCTGATATACTACAAGTGGGGGAAAGTGAAGAAATAAAGTTTTCTCCAGTTGAATCTTCTTTAGGAATAAAAGTTATATCCTTAAATCTTTTGACAGAAGAGGAAGAGCAACCTGTTATATGGAGAGCACCTATGATAACTGGAGTGTTAAAACAGATGTATTCGGATACAAGTTGGGGAGAATTAGATTATTTGCTTATAGATATGCCTCCAGGTACCGGAGATGTAGCTCTCACTGTGATGCAGGAAATTCCAATGGAAGGTGTTATAATAGTATCTACTCCTCAGGACATGGTATCTATGATAGTAAAAAAGGTTGTTATAATGGCAGAAGACCTAAAGGTAAATATATTAGGTGTAGTGGAGAATATGTCCTATGTTAAATGTGGAAAATGTGGTGAAAAAGTAAGGTTATTTAGTGAAAATTCAGCGAAAGAACAGGCTGATTATCTTGGATTAGAACTTCTTGCTGAAATGCCAATAAATTCTGACTTGGTAAAAAATATGGAAGCTAAAAAAGCAGAAGAATACATATCAAACTCATTGGAATATAATGATTTACTTAATAACTTTATAAAAAAATTAAAATAG
- the nrdG gene encoding anaerobic ribonucleoside-triphosphate reductase activating protein — MGGKKIRLAGIAYESLVNGPGMRRVFFAQGCRHNCKGCFNPSTHDLKGGQLKDIDKLICDIRDNPMLSGVTFSGGDPFEQPEEFAYMAAKIKELNLNIWCYTGYTFEFIIKGSDTAKKRLLDNVDVLVDGKFQENKKDTKLKFKGSSNQRIIDVKKSLDSNNVVVLTFS; from the coding sequence ATGGGTGGCAAAAAAATTAGATTGGCAGGTATTGCTTATGAGAGCCTAGTTAATGGCCCTGGAATGAGACGGGTATTTTTTGCTCAGGGATGTAGACATAATTGTAAAGGATGTTTTAACCCATCTACCCATGATTTAAAAGGCGGGCAGCTAAAAGATATAGATAAACTGATTTGCGATATTAGAGATAATCCTATGTTAAGTGGAGTTACATTTTCAGGTGGTGACCCATTTGAACAACCTGAAGAATTTGCATATATGGCTGCTAAAATTAAAGAATTAAATTTAAATATATGGTGTTATACAGGGTACACTTTTGAGTTTATAATTAAAGGCTCAGATACGGCAAAGAAACGTCTTTTAGATAATGTAGATGTGCTAGTGGATGGAAAATTTCAAGAGAATAAAAAAGATACAAAATTGAAATTTAAAGGATCTAGTAATCAGAGAATTATTGATGTAAAGAAAAGTTTAGATTCCAATAATGTAGTAGTATTGACTTTTAGTTGA
- a CDS encoding metalloregulator ArsR/SmtB family transcription factor encodes MNNNSEIEVCSCTEIHKDCIECVRKSMLDEKTFMDLSALFKVLGDYTRIKIIYALFKKELCVCDITEILQMSQSAISHQLRILKTARLVKFRREGKSVYYSLDDEHINKLFDAGLEHVKHN; translated from the coding sequence ATGAATAACAATTCGGAAATTGAAGTTTGCTCTTGTACTGAAATTCATAAGGATTGCATAGAATGTGTCAGAAAAAGTATGTTGGATGAAAAGACTTTTATGGACTTATCAGCACTTTTTAAAGTGCTGGGGGATTATACAAGAATTAAGATTATATATGCATTATTTAAAAAGGAATTATGTGTTTGCGATATTACAGAAATACTCCAAATGAGTCAGTCCGCAATATCTCATCAACTTAGAATTTTAAAGACTGCAAGGCTAGTAAAATTCAGGAGAGAGGGAAAGTCAGTGTATTATTCCCTAGATGATGAACATATAAATAAGTTGTTTGATGCAGGGCTAGAGCATGTAAAACATAATTAG
- a CDS encoding anaerobic ribonucleoside triphosphate reductase, which produces MLHVVKRDGRRVPFDSIKITNAIKGSCDEIGFDLKESEFIDLTQKVTENIENLNLNEVNVEDIQNIVEEVLMKKGYVKIGLAYSNYRRERNDIREIKSDLMKAIDKIGVQTDRDNANVGNNFSAKLLRIASESNKWHNLATMPKHLAKAHENGDIYYHDLDSYNLTVNCLHIPTKEMLLGGFNTGYGNIRTPKRIESAAELSCILLQSAQNDMFGGQSHPDFDNDMAVFVEPTRKEILKNLKEMGVEEEKIEDVSEKKLRRSIEQAMQGIIYNLNTMHSRAGSQVPFSSLNIGIPTSKDAALVCEVFLAEYEKGLGRGEQPIFPNIIFRVKKGVNKNQEDPYYYLFKIACRVASKRMNPTFMNLDADFNKAYYDKGVIPATMGCRTYVCSNVNGEPGVKGRGNIAPVTINLPRLGILSKGNVNKFFGLLQGKLELAKESLMHRYGILKRLRVKDLPFVAGQKLMKGAENLKSEDSIEPILKQGTWAIGFIGLAETLIALTGKHHGEDESSRELGLKIITYIRNYTDKLIRETHLNWSCYATPAEGLSGKFIVHDKKIFGEIPGVTDKEYYTNSYHIPVGYPISIKDKIDIEAPYHKLCNGGHISYIEVDDYPSEEVVKSIIDYAYDNTNISYIGINFHIRYCKECGTYMHGEDVCPKCGSNNIQGISRVTGYLSLDERFGEGKTAERRDRISQGSNKHVYC; this is translated from the coding sequence ATGCTACATGTTGTGAAAAGAGATGGTAGAAGGGTTCCCTTTGATTCCATTAAGATAACCAATGCCATAAAAGGATCTTGTGATGAAATAGGTTTTGATTTAAAAGAAAGTGAATTTATTGATTTAACTCAAAAGGTCACAGAAAATATAGAAAATCTTAATCTTAATGAAGTAAATGTAGAAGATATACAGAATATAGTTGAAGAAGTACTTATGAAGAAAGGCTATGTTAAAATTGGGCTAGCTTATTCAAATTATAGAAGAGAACGAAATGATATAAGGGAAATAAAGTCTGATCTCATGAAGGCTATTGATAAAATAGGAGTTCAAACGGACAGGGATAATGCAAATGTTGGAAATAATTTTAGTGCTAAGCTATTGAGAATTGCCAGTGAGTCTAACAAGTGGCATAATTTAGCTACTATGCCTAAACATTTAGCTAAGGCTCATGAAAATGGAGATATATATTACCATGATTTAGATTCTTATAATTTAACTGTGAATTGCCTTCACATACCAACAAAGGAAATGCTTTTAGGTGGATTTAATACAGGATATGGGAACATAAGAACTCCTAAGAGAATAGAATCTGCTGCAGAACTTTCTTGTATATTACTGCAGTCAGCACAAAATGATATGTTTGGTGGACAGTCCCATCCGGATTTCGATAATGATATGGCTGTTTTTGTTGAACCTACAAGAAAAGAAATATTGAAGAACCTCAAGGAAATGGGAGTAGAAGAGGAAAAAATAGAAGATGTTTCTGAAAAGAAATTAAGAAGAAGTATAGAACAGGCTATGCAGGGAATAATCTACAATCTTAATACCATGCACTCTAGGGCAGGATCACAGGTCCCTTTTAGTTCACTAAATATAGGCATACCAACTTCAAAGGATGCAGCTCTTGTATGTGAAGTATTTTTGGCAGAATATGAAAAAGGACTTGGAAGAGGAGAACAACCTATATTTCCTAATATAATATTTAGGGTTAAAAAAGGCGTAAATAAAAATCAAGAAGATCCTTATTATTATTTATTTAAAATTGCATGTAGGGTAGCTTCAAAGAGAATGAATCCTACTTTTATGAATTTAGATGCTGATTTTAATAAAGCATATTATGATAAAGGTGTAATACCTGCAACTATGGGATGCCGTACATATGTCTGCTCAAATGTAAATGGAGAACCAGGGGTAAAGGGTAGAGGTAATATAGCTCCTGTTACTATTAATTTACCTAGGCTTGGAATTTTATCTAAGGGAAATGTAAATAAATTTTTTGGATTATTACAAGGGAAGTTAGAGTTAGCAAAGGAATCTTTAATGCATAGATATGGCATTTTAAAGAGACTCCGAGTTAAAGATTTACCTTTTGTAGCAGGTCAGAAACTTATGAAGGGTGCGGAGAACTTAAAGTCAGAAGATTCAATAGAACCAATATTGAAGCAAGGTACTTGGGCTATTGGCTTTATAGGACTTGCGGAAACATTAATTGCATTAACTGGGAAACACCATGGTGAGGATGAGAGTTCAAGAGAACTTGGGTTAAAGATAATTACATATATAAGGAATTATACAGATAAGCTTATAAGAGAAACGCATTTAAATTGGAGCTGCTATGCTACACCGGCTGAAGGATTAAGTGGAAAGTTTATAGTGCATGATAAGAAGATATTTGGAGAAATACCTGGGGTTACGGACAAAGAGTACTATACTAATTCTTACCACATACCTGTAGGATATCCAATATCTATAAAAGACAAAATTGATATAGAGGCTCCTTATCACAAACTTTGTAATGGAGGTCATATAAGTTATATAGAAGTTGATGATTATCCATCAGAAGAAGTTGTTAAAAGTATAATTGACTACGCCTATGATAATACAAATATAAGTTATATAGGGATAAACTTTCACATAAGATATTGTAAAGAATGTGGAACCTATATGCATGGGGAAGATGTCTGCCCTAAATGTGGAAGCAACAATATACAGGGTATATCAAGGGTTACAGGATATCTGTCTTTGGATGAAAGATTTGGAGAAGGCAAGACAGCAGAAAGAAGAGATAGAATATCCCAGGGAAGTAACAAACATGTATATTGCTAA
- a CDS encoding MBL fold metallo-hydrolase produces the protein MKIKWFGHSSFLFEDSKGRKLLTDPFDKTVGYKVFEGDVDVVTISHNHFDHCYTEKINYKNIINKIGAFNPCDIPIYGIPSYHDKVKGAKRGENVIFIIEMDDYRICHLGDVGYVLSPEEIKSLGSIDVLLIPIGGNFTINGKEAAELAKSIHSHIVIPMHYKTSPLTFELDGLEKFLKYMKNTERIESNTLILDHKPEDFNLVKILNFK, from the coding sequence ATGAAAATAAAATGGTTTGGTCATTCAAGTTTCTTATTTGAAGATTCAAAAGGTAGAAAACTTTTAACAGATCCTTTTGACAAAACTGTAGGCTATAAAGTTTTTGAAGGAGATGTTGATGTAGTTACAATAAGTCACAATCATTTTGACCACTGTTATACGGAAAAAATAAATTACAAAAATATTATAAATAAAATAGGCGCTTTTAATCCATGCGACATACCTATTTATGGCATACCTTCTTATCACGATAAAGTTAAAGGTGCAAAACGAGGTGAAAATGTAATATTTATCATTGAAATGGATGATTATAGGATATGTCATCTTGGAGATGTTGGATATGTATTATCTCCAGAAGAGATAAAAAGTTTAGGGTCCATAGATGTGCTTTTGATTCCCATAGGAGGAAATTTCACTATAAATGGAAAAGAGGCTGCTGAACTTGCAAAATCCATCCATAGCCACATAGTAATTCCAATGCATTATAAAACTTCTCCGTTAACTTTTGAATTAGATGGATTAGAAAAATTTCTTAAATATATGAAAAATACAGAAAGAATTGAAAGCAATACATTAATTCTAGATCACAAACCTGAAGATTTTAATCTAGTTAAAATTCTTAACTTTAAGTAA
- a CDS encoding ferredoxin, with the protein MKAVVDKDICIGCGLCPSICPEAFEMDDNEKAKVIEDTVPEDAEDGAKEAEESCPVCAIKVS; encoded by the coding sequence ATGAAAGCTGTAGTTGATAAAGACATTTGTATAGGATGTGGGTTATGTCCAAGTATATGTCCAGAGGCTTTTGAAATGGATGATAACGAAAAAGCTAAGGTAATTGAAGATACTGTTCCAGAAGATGCAGAGGATGGTGCGAAAGAAGCAGAGGAAAGTTGTCCTGTTTGTGCTATTAAGGTAAGTTAG